One segment of Cyanobacteria bacterium GSL.Bin1 DNA contains the following:
- a CDS encoding NADP-dependent isocitrate dehydrogenase, with product MYEKITPPSVGTKITFKDGEPVVPDDPIIPFIRGDGTGYDIWPATQKVLEAAVKKAYGDQKKINWFKIYAGDEACEHYGTFQYLPEDTLQAIREYGVAIKGPLTTPVGGGIRSLNVALRQINDLYACVRPCRYYPGTPSPHHYPERLDVIIYRENTEDIYLGIEWKEGTETAQKLIDLLNNDFIPNTPEHGKKQIRLDSGIGIKPISKTGSQRLVRRAIKHALQLPKNKQQVTLVHKGNIMKYTEGAFRDWGYELATTEFRNECVTERESWILGNKENNPDLSLEENARQVEPGFDSVTPERREEIKQEVQAVLDRLWETHGEGKWKDKVMVNDRIADSIFQQIQTRPNEYSILATMNLNGDYLSDAAAALVGGLGMGPGANIGDHCAIFEATHGTAPKHAGLDRVNPGSLILSGVMMLEYLGWDEAAQLVQKGLAGAIARREVTYDLARMMTPKVDPPLKCSEFAQAIINHFDD from the coding sequence ATGTACGAAAAAATTACCCCTCCTAGTGTTGGAACAAAAATTACGTTTAAAGATGGTGAACCCGTTGTTCCTGATGATCCGATTATTCCCTTCATTCGCGGTGATGGAACAGGCTATGATATTTGGCCGGCGACACAGAAAGTTTTAGAAGCAGCAGTCAAAAAGGCTTATGGTGACCAGAAGAAAATCAACTGGTTCAAAATTTATGCGGGGGATGAAGCCTGTGAACACTACGGGACATTTCAGTATTTACCGGAAGATACCCTGCAAGCGATTCGAGAATATGGCGTTGCCATTAAAGGACCTTTGACCACTCCAGTTGGCGGTGGCATTCGTTCTCTCAATGTTGCCTTGCGTCAAATCAATGATTTGTATGCTTGTGTTCGTCCTTGTCGGTATTATCCGGGTACGCCCTCGCCGCACCACTACCCAGAACGATTAGATGTGATTATCTATCGGGAAAATACAGAAGATATTTATCTCGGGATTGAGTGGAAAGAAGGGACTGAAACCGCACAGAAGTTAATTGATCTCCTCAATAATGACTTCATTCCGAATACCCCAGAACATGGCAAGAAACAGATTCGGCTTGATTCTGGCATTGGAATTAAACCCATTAGTAAAACGGGTTCTCAGCGTTTAGTGCGTCGGGCGATTAAACATGCCCTGCAATTGCCCAAGAATAAGCAGCAAGTAACGTTGGTGCATAAGGGCAATATTATGAAGTATACGGAGGGCGCGTTTCGGGATTGGGGCTATGAGTTGGCAACAACCGAGTTTCGCAATGAGTGTGTCACGGAACGAGAATCTTGGATTCTAGGAAATAAGGAAAATAATCCGGATTTGAGTTTGGAAGAAAACGCTCGTCAAGTGGAACCCGGATTTGATAGTGTCACTCCAGAACGGCGCGAAGAGATTAAGCAAGAGGTGCAAGCGGTTCTTGATCGTCTTTGGGAGACTCACGGCGAGGGCAAATGGAAAGATAAGGTGATGGTGAATGACCGCATTGCTGATAGTATTTTCCAGCAAATTCAAACCCGTCCCAATGAGTATTCCATTCTTGCGACGATGAACTTAAATGGGGATTATTTATCCGATGCTGCTGCTGCGTTAGTCGGTGGTTTAGGAATGGGACCTGGCGCTAATATTGGTGATCACTGTGCGATTTTTGAGGCAACTCATGGTACCGCCCCCAAACACGCCGGGTTAGATCGGGTTAACCCGGGTTCATTGATTCTGTCTGGGGTAATGATGTTGGAATATTTGGGTTGGGATGAAGCCGCCCAGTTGGTGCAGAAAGGTCTAGCGGGCGCGATCGCGCGACGAGAAGTCACTTATGATTTAGCCCGGATGATGACGCCGAAAGTCGATCCGCCACTTAAGTGTTCTGAGTTTGCCCAAGCCATTATTAATCACTTTGACGATTAA
- a CDS encoding LptF/LptG family permease — protein sequence MFKIQSLTIPVLDRYLTRELILPFLFGVGAFASIGLSVGTVFELVRQVAESGLSIAIALRVFLLRMPEFIVLAFPMSTLLATLMTYSRLSSDSEIIALRSVGVSVYRLVIPALIMSLFVTGLTFAFNESIVPAASYQARITLERALKGEKPPFRKKNILYTDYDDVEQSNGEEREVLVRLFYAEQFNGEEMRGLTVIDRTRENLSQIINAESATWNPKLNKWDFYNGTSYLITPGSSYNNVVQFEHKVLNLPKTPLDLTQRSRDYGEMNLVQSLKYLDLVRATSDDDKLRELKVRIQQKVSFPFVCLVFGVVGAALGTKPQQTGRGTSFGISILIIFGYYLIAFISGAIGQVGFLSPFMAAWIPNFLGFGIGGWLLFRSAH from the coding sequence ATGTTCAAAATTCAATCGCTTACAATTCCAGTTTTAGACCGCTATCTCACTCGAGAATTAATCCTTCCCTTTTTATTTGGGGTGGGGGCATTTGCTTCCATTGGACTGTCTGTGGGAACAGTTTTTGAGTTAGTGCGACAAGTGGCAGAGTCGGGATTATCGATCGCGATCGCGCTGCGGGTTTTTCTCTTACGAATGCCAGAATTTATTGTGCTAGCCTTCCCGATGTCCACACTACTAGCAACGCTGATGACCTATAGTCGTCTCTCCAGCGATAGTGAAATTATTGCCTTACGCAGTGTGGGAGTCAGTGTCTATCGGTTGGTCATTCCCGCTTTAATTATGAGTTTATTCGTCACAGGTCTAACCTTTGCCTTTAATGAGTCTATTGTTCCTGCTGCCAGTTATCAAGCAAGGATTACCCTGGAACGCGCCTTGAAGGGCGAAAAACCCCCCTTTCGCAAAAAAAACATCCTCTATACCGATTATGATGATGTGGAACAATCGAATGGAGAAGAACGAGAAGTTCTGGTTCGTTTGTTTTATGCCGAACAATTTAATGGCGAAGAGATGCGGGGGTTAACGGTTATTGATCGCACACGCGAAAATCTAAGTCAGATTATTAATGCTGAGTCAGCAACTTGGAATCCCAAGTTAAATAAATGGGATTTTTATAATGGCACCAGTTACTTAATTACTCCAGGTTCCTCTTACAATAATGTCGTTCAATTTGAGCATAAAGTTTTGAACTTACCGAAAACGCCCCTCGATTTAACTCAGCGATCGCGAGACTATGGGGAAATGAATTTAGTTCAATCCTTAAAATATTTAGATTTGGTGCGAGCCACCAGTGATGATGATAAACTACGGGAGCTAAAAGTACGGATTCAACAGAAAGTTTCTTTTCCATTTGTGTGTTTAGTCTTTGGTGTGGTGGGGGCAGCATTAGGAACAAAACCGCAACAAACGGGTCGGGGAACCAGCTTTGGCATTAGCATTTTAATTATTTTCGGCTATTATCTCATTGCTTTTATTTCCGGCGCGATCGGGCAAGTGGGATTTTTATCTCCCTTTATGGCAGCTTGGATTCCTAACTTTTTAGGCTTCGGAATCGGTGGGTGGTTACTGTTTCGCTCCGCCCATTAA
- a CDS encoding HEAT repeat domain-containing protein — MYDEDDLTLLDTDADFSEESPLDQMESVEEEAPPLDPEEMLPLLQSEQPAQRMLAARAFCELEDDRAVPALIALLTDICPLVRVSAAYALGRNPHPDAVVPLIEQLATDWNGYVRKGLVWALGNSRDRRSIPPLLQALATDISAVRLWAASALTHVGKLNYEDIIPAIPPIIEGLRRDTIPAVRSNCAWTLGQLCAELPSNVVYATAVDALIEAYVEDGDFGVKEDAKASLLKLGDPRGLQMIEDLEEEGLIN; from the coding sequence ATGTATGACGAAGACGACCTCACCCTACTAGATACAGACGCTGATTTCTCAGAAGAAAGCCCTTTAGATCAAATGGAATCGGTGGAAGAAGAAGCACCTCCCCTTGATCCAGAGGAAATGCTGCCTTTATTGCAATCTGAGCAACCAGCGCAACGGATGTTGGCAGCGCGCGCTTTTTGTGAGTTAGAAGATGATCGCGCGGTTCCGGCTTTAATTGCACTCCTCACAGATATTTGTCCTTTAGTCCGCGTCAGTGCAGCTTATGCCCTGGGGCGAAATCCGCATCCTGATGCGGTTGTTCCTCTGATTGAGCAGTTGGCAACCGACTGGAATGGCTATGTCCGCAAGGGCTTAGTTTGGGCACTGGGAAACTCGCGCGATCGCCGCTCGATTCCGCCGCTTCTCCAGGCTCTAGCTACTGATATCTCTGCCGTGCGTCTTTGGGCCGCGAGTGCCTTAACCCATGTGGGAAAACTGAATTACGAAGATATTATCCCCGCAATTCCGCCAATTATTGAAGGGTTGAGAAGAGATACGATTCCTGCAGTGCGCAGTAATTGTGCTTGGACACTGGGACAACTTTGTGCCGAGTTGCCCTCTAATGTCGTGTATGCAACGGCTGTCGATGCTTTAATTGAAGCGTATGTGGAAGATGGGGACTTTGGGGTGAAAGAAGATGCCAAAGCCTCGCTTTTGAAACTTGGCGATCCTCGTGGTTTACAGATGATTGAAGATTTGGAAGAAGAAGGATTAATCAATTAG
- a CDS encoding DUF1499 domain-containing protein: MFLKLFKSLLLIIVLFCSTFFWNPSPSLATNSIEIASIFSFSGEQPKNLGVKNGRLSKCPQTPNCVSSQSKDVTHKVEPLTYHSSEKEAFDQLKNIIKETDNAEIIKATPNYLYAQYTSRIMGFVDDVEFYLNSQENLIHVRSASRVGESDLGVNRRRIERIRKQFQA; the protein is encoded by the coding sequence ATGTTTTTAAAATTATTTAAATCTCTTCTTCTAATCATCGTCCTATTTTGTAGTACCTTTTTCTGGAATCCTAGCCCGAGTTTAGCAACGAATTCTATTGAAATCGCTAGCATTTTCTCGTTTTCGGGAGAACAACCTAAGAATTTAGGAGTTAAAAATGGAAGGTTATCTAAATGTCCACAAACGCCTAATTGTGTGTCAAGCCAAAGTAAAGATGTCACCCATAAAGTTGAACCTTTAACCTATCATTCTTCTGAAAAAGAAGCCTTTGATCAGCTCAAAAATATTATTAAAGAAACAGACAACGCGGAAATTATTAAAGCAACTCCTAATTATTTATATGCTCAGTATACGAGTCGTATCATGGGTTTTGTTGACGATGTAGAATTTTATTTAAACTCACAAGAAAACTTGATTCATGTCCGTTCAGCGTCTCGGGTCGGAGAATCGGATTTGGGGGTTAACCGCCGTCGCATTGAACGCATCCGCAAGCAATTCCAAGCCTAG
- the tnpB gene encoding IS200/IS605 family element transposase accessory protein TnpB: MTKTQTVTVACKLKVDREVAKEIDDTLLAFSSACDWVNQNTPPKMTNKTAMQSLVYQEVRTRFGLSANLAIQAIRRVCANRKTAKPKNKPVKAFSPTSASYDARIFSFREKDWTVSIKLINSRPRLELLIGNYQRYLLKGSKPTSATLVKRKDRTYYVHIQIDQNIPDPTETDQVLGVDLGRTDIATTSQGESWSGKQITDKRNHYSKMRAVLQRKAVKGTRSSRRRCRQLQKRLSGKEKRFQKWINHNISRLLVDNVATNNLGIALEDLTGIRERTNKSPRSKKDKRLGNNWAFYQLRQFIFYKCVLKGVKLVFVNPAYTSKTCSHCLHLGERKGKRFSCGHCGNKMDADLNGAKNIAALGAVVNQPRGTGLFCKLSPNKQYVQLT; this comes from the coding sequence ATGACCAAAACCCAAACCGTAACAGTAGCGTGCAAGCTCAAGGTCGATAGAGAAGTCGCCAAAGAAATTGACGACACTTTGTTGGCATTTAGTTCTGCTTGCGATTGGGTGAACCAGAACACTCCTCCGAAAATGACCAACAAGACAGCAATGCAGTCTCTGGTCTATCAAGAGGTGCGGACTCGGTTTGGGCTGTCAGCCAACTTAGCTATTCAGGCGATCCGGAGAGTTTGCGCTAACCGAAAAACTGCCAAACCAAAGAATAAGCCAGTTAAAGCATTCTCCCCCACTTCAGCGAGTTATGACGCAAGAATCTTCAGTTTTAGAGAGAAAGACTGGACAGTTTCGATAAAACTAATAAATAGTCGCCCTCGTTTAGAGTTGCTGATTGGAAACTACCAACGATACTTGTTGAAGGGGAGTAAGCCAACTTCAGCAACCTTAGTTAAGCGAAAAGATAGGACTTATTATGTCCATATTCAGATTGACCAAAACATCCCAGATCCTACCGAAACCGATCAGGTTTTAGGGGTAGATCTGGGTAGAACCGATATTGCAACAACATCACAAGGGGAATCATGGTCTGGGAAACAGATTACGGATAAGCGAAACCATTATTCCAAAATGAGAGCAGTTCTCCAAAGAAAAGCGGTGAAAGGCACAAGAAGTTCTCGGCGAAGATGTCGCCAACTTCAGAAACGGTTGTCAGGCAAGGAGAAACGCTTTCAGAAATGGATAAACCATAATATTAGTCGGTTGTTGGTTGATAATGTTGCAACCAATAATTTAGGAATTGCGCTAGAAGACCTAACTGGAATTAGAGAGCGTACCAATAAAAGTCCAAGAAGTAAAAAGGATAAGCGACTTGGGAATAATTGGGCGTTCTATCAGTTAAGGCAGTTCATCTTCTACAAGTGTGTTCTCAAAGGAGTAAAACTGGTTTTTGTTAACCCAGCTTATACTTCCAAAACCTGCTCTCACTGTCTTCATCTTGGGGAGCGTAAGGGAAAGCGGTTTTCCTGTGGACATTGCGGAAATAAGATGGATGCCGACTTAAATGGCGCAAAAAATATAGCGGCGTTAGGGGCTGTTGTAAACCAGCCTAGAGGCACGGGATTGTTTTGTAAGTTAAGTCCGAACAAGCAATATGTTCAGCTTACCTGA
- a CDS encoding rhodanese-like domain-containing protein, whose product MILFALKFLIAPLRSIAWRFLKYKIRRDFPTVQQLDTETLAHWLEQDQGKVQLIDTRQKEEFLVSHLPHAQHIPDVETAQAKLNPEQTIVAYCSVGYRSSRLAQQLQGLGYNQVWNLEGSIFQWANEKRPLMRDHQQLTERVHPYRKNWQWLLKDS is encoded by the coding sequence ATGATTCTTTTTGCTCTCAAGTTTTTAATTGCTCCTTTGCGCAGTATAGCGTGGCGATTTTTAAAATATAAAATTCGTCGTGATTTCCCAACTGTTCAACAATTGGATACAGAAACATTGGCGCATTGGTTAGAACAAGATCAGGGCAAAGTGCAGTTGATTGATACTCGCCAAAAAGAAGAGTTTTTAGTGAGTCATCTTCCCCACGCTCAACATATTCCAGACGTAGAAACAGCCCAGGCAAAATTGAATCCAGAACAAACAATTGTTGCCTATTGTTCTGTTGGCTATCGTTCCTCTCGTCTTGCTCAACAATTACAGGGACTAGGATATAATCAAGTTTGGAATCTAGAAGGCTCGATTTTTCAATGGGCAAATGAAAAACGCCCTCTAATGCGTGATCATCAACAGCTAACTGAACGCGTGCATCCCTATCGTAAAAACTGGCAGTGGTTACTCAAAGATAGTTAA
- a CDS encoding MFS transporter: MNVLKTLTPTQTKNLAVLAISGLLFWTSLTSLLPTLPAYIIDIGGSKYQVGLVMGSFAIGLLLFRAQLGQLSDQRSRKLVIMIGTFVVGTAPVGYFFVDSIPLLMIFRAFHGISIAAFTTGYSTLVVDWSPPEKRGELIGYMSLVVPVGLAVGPALGGYLQASLGYEILFAVSAASGYLGLLFASQVTEVREKQNQDAAAEEDSQTGFWNILLSPRIRTPATVLFMVGLVFGTLTTFLPLYVRELGIPLNPGLYYTTSAIASFVMRMFIGRASDAYGRGIFITMSLTLYTVAMYLLANASTPVEFLIAAIAQGAGGGTLIPMMIALMSDRSLTSERGRIYALSIGGFDLGIALAGPGIGSLAEILGYRGLFQVGVTLAALALLVFLTRSSKSVPHSLRFAIGREKDVYAVNR; this comes from the coding sequence GTGAACGTCCTGAAAACTCTTACTCCAACGCAAACCAAAAATCTTGCTGTTCTTGCGATATCGGGTTTACTCTTCTGGACTAGCTTAACCAGCCTTTTGCCCACCTTACCCGCTTACATTATTGACATTGGCGGCAGTAAATATCAGGTGGGTCTTGTTATGGGTAGTTTTGCCATTGGTTTGCTATTGTTTCGCGCGCAATTGGGACAACTTTCGGACCAACGGAGTCGGAAACTCGTGATCATGATTGGGACGTTTGTTGTGGGGACTGCTCCTGTGGGATATTTCTTTGTGGATTCGATCCCCCTGCTCATGATATTTCGAGCGTTTCATGGCATTAGTATTGCTGCCTTTACCACCGGTTACAGCACGCTGGTAGTGGATTGGTCACCACCGGAGAAACGGGGGGAACTCATTGGTTATATGAGTTTAGTGGTTCCGGTTGGGTTAGCTGTGGGACCGGCTTTAGGGGGATATCTGCAAGCGAGTCTCGGTTATGAGATTTTATTTGCCGTTTCCGCTGCATCGGGTTATCTGGGTTTACTTTTTGCATCGCAAGTTACGGAGGTGAGGGAAAAACAGAATCAGGACGCAGCAGCGGAAGAAGACTCACAAACTGGCTTTTGGAATATTTTACTTAGTCCCCGGATTCGGACCCCAGCCACAGTTTTATTCATGGTGGGATTAGTCTTTGGTACGCTAACGACATTTCTGCCTTTATACGTGCGCGAGTTAGGAATTCCGTTGAATCCAGGATTGTATTACACAACGTCCGCGATCGCGAGCTTTGTCATGCGGATGTTTATTGGACGCGCCTCTGATGCTTATGGACGCGGTATTTTCATCACCATGAGTTTGACCTTATACACCGTCGCCATGTATTTACTGGCCAATGCCAGTACACCCGTAGAATTTTTAATTGCCGCGATCGCGCAGGGAGCAGGAGGCGGTACGCTAATTCCAATGATGATTGCTTTAATGTCCGATCGGTCCCTAACTAGCGAACGGGGACGGATTTATGCTCTCTCGATTGGGGGATTTGATTTAGGCATTGCCCTTGCTGGACCGGGAATTGGCTCTTTAGCCGAGATCTTAGGCTATCGCGGATTGTTCCAAGTGGGTGTGACCTTAGCGGCGTTAGCGTTGCTGGTTTTCCTGACGCGATCGAGCAAAAGTGTTCCTCACTCCCTCCGTTTTGCGATTGGACGGGAAAAAGATGTTTATGCGGTGAATCGGTAA
- a CDS encoding glycosyltransferase, whose translation MASVSIIIPTLNEGTCLKKNLPNLSLLSPAAAEIIIIDGGSEDPTLSVVDEIASQFFPTCVIQVLTSTPGRAKQLNAGVKKATGDYLCFLHADTLVPYDLVDIISKVLFDPTIACAGFISLMSGHDQTRWGISLHNFLKTYYAPFLFHPWLFFHKGLRLLFGDQVMFCRRQDFIDCGGFDATLPIMEEADLCLRLCHYGRIKQVNRIVQSSDRRVAKWGPWKANFIYLMIGCLWGMGVSAHWLKQFYEEIR comes from the coding sequence ATGGCTAGTGTTTCTATTATTATTCCCACTTTAAACGAAGGAACTTGTCTCAAAAAAAATTTACCCAATCTTAGTCTTTTATCACCGGCTGCAGCAGAAATTATTATTATTGATGGCGGCAGTGAAGATCCCACACTATCTGTCGTTGACGAAATCGCTTCTCAATTTTTTCCTACTTGCGTAATCCAAGTTTTAACCTCTACTCCAGGACGGGCCAAACAACTAAATGCAGGGGTCAAAAAAGCAACCGGAGATTATTTGTGTTTCCTCCATGCTGATACTTTGGTTCCCTATGATTTAGTCGATATCATCAGTAAAGTTTTATTTGATCCCACTATTGCTTGTGCTGGCTTTATTTCTCTCATGAGTGGACATGATCAAACGCGTTGGGGAATTTCTTTACATAATTTTCTAAAAACTTATTACGCCCCTTTTTTATTTCATCCTTGGCTTTTTTTTCACAAAGGTTTACGACTGTTATTTGGGGATCAAGTGATGTTTTGTCGTCGTCAAGACTTTATTGATTGCGGTGGGTTTGATGCTACACTGCCAATTATGGAAGAAGCAGATTTATGCTTACGTTTGTGTCATTATGGTCGGATTAAACAAGTGAACCGGATTGTGCAATCCTCTGACCGCAGAGTTGCAAAATGGGGACCTTGGAAAGCAAATTTTATCTATTTAATGATTGGTTGTTTGTGGGGAATGGGAGTGTCTGCTCATTGGTTAAAACAGTTTTATGAAGAAATCCGTTAA
- a CDS encoding DUF547 domain-containing protein, which produces MVDYFVWNQLLKEYVNTQGQVDYRRWQLEAKEELNQWLNSISSLQLRQLSSEEQLTLLINLYNALVIAQILKQYPLKSILPRFLGIPNWISFLRFFTQPIYTLDDQPLSLNDIEHKLLRQQWQEPRIHFALVCAARGCPLLRNEAYSPIRIQEQLTDDATRFINNVDKVSYFPEHNLLQYSKIFKWYKKDFLQVSPSILTYINQYLSVTVPESTSVQYLPYNWHLNEQSMISYS; this is translated from the coding sequence ATGGTTGATTATTTTGTTTGGAATCAATTATTAAAAGAATATGTTAATACTCAAGGACAAGTTGATTATCGGCGTTGGCAATTAGAAGCAAAAGAAGAGCTGAACCAGTGGTTAAATTCTATCTCTTCTCTTCAGCTACGGCAACTTTCCAGTGAAGAACAATTAACACTTCTCATCAATCTTTATAATGCCCTTGTCATTGCCCAAATTTTAAAGCAGTATCCTCTAAAATCGATTCTCCCACGTTTTTTGGGAATACCAAACTGGATTTCTTTTTTGCGATTTTTTACACAACCAATATATACTCTAGATGATCAACCCTTGAGTCTCAACGATATTGAGCATAAGCTGCTGCGGCAACAATGGCAAGAACCTCGAATCCATTTTGCCCTGGTTTGTGCAGCGAGAGGATGTCCGCTGTTACGCAATGAAGCCTACTCCCCCATCCGCATTCAGGAACAATTAACAGATGATGCTACCCGTTTTATTAATAATGTGGATAAAGTAAGCTATTTTCCGGAACATAACCTCCTGCAGTACAGTAAAATTTTTAAGTGGTATAAAAAAGATTTTTTGCAAGTCAGCCCATCAATTCTGACTTATATTAATCAATATTTATCAGTGACGGTTCCAGAATCAACCTCTGTGCAATATCTGCCTTATAATTGGCATTTAAATGAGCAATCAATGATCAGTTATTCCTAA